Proteins from a single region of Natrinema salifodinae:
- a CDS encoding ATP-dependent helicase, with the protein MDGNESLELPIADGSLPFDPTAATIEDGDAFELLEPAVQEWWLEEFGEFVPENGGFFTPPQRGAIPKIHEGTNTLICAPTGSGKTLASFTSIIDELYKRDRESEDGLENSVYCLYVSPLKSLANDIHRNLEVPLDGIEEIVGRRDGDETMGEIRHAIRHGDTASSERQAMLEETPHILNTTPETLAILLNSPKFREKLRTVEYVIVDEIHSLAAGKRGTHLSVSLERLEAMADGELTRIGCSATIDPLSRVAEFLVGCEVPGGSPREYEIVDARFAREFDLELECPTDDLINTSRDVVQDRFYRMLHEHIQEHTNTLVFTNTRSGAERVLHNLRERFDAYDEANSGCHHGSLSKDVRQDIEGRLKDGDLDVVTSSTSLELGIDMPHVDLVVQVGSPKSVAALLQRVGRAGHRVGQTVTGRVIALDRDELIECAVMLKTAAEGFVDSVSIPENAQDVAAQHVYGMAIAEIRPESEVKAILRRAYPYRDYSEAEYESLMRYLTAEYAGLEDKNVYAKVWCDENDPPSGQHHHEEYPVGKPLVGKRGRLARVIYMTNIGTIPDSFTCDVSTRASDEWVGQLDESYLDTLEKGDVFVLGGDRFEYRYRRGSKVYVDRTSARPTVPSWYSERLPLSYDLGREILDFQGELVERYEDGGPPRVRAWLRQFPLDDDSVRAIARLFDHQCRYAGTESVSAPDRLAIEVVRDREEYERHYYVHSNYGRKFNDGLSRLLAYRCAQAATANVRIAVADNGFVLSMPLNRKVDIEGIVDDLEPDQVRADLRAALSGTDLLQRYFRINATRSLMILKRYKGYEKSASEQQVSSEMLLGFAEDLEEFAVIEETYREILEDKLNVDEIEDVVGAIESGDVEVSRQLLDSPTPRAFGLATLSASDVVLAEDESAALQSFHEHVLEEIGDESLAGLAAGSDDE; encoded by the coding sequence ATGGACGGGAACGAGTCCCTCGAGTTGCCGATCGCGGACGGGTCCCTGCCGTTCGATCCGACCGCCGCGACGATCGAGGACGGCGACGCGTTCGAACTCCTCGAGCCCGCGGTTCAGGAGTGGTGGCTCGAGGAGTTCGGCGAGTTCGTTCCCGAGAACGGCGGCTTCTTTACGCCGCCGCAACGAGGCGCGATTCCGAAGATCCACGAGGGGACGAACACGCTGATCTGCGCCCCGACGGGGTCGGGAAAGACGCTCGCGAGCTTCACGTCGATCATCGACGAACTCTACAAGCGCGACCGCGAGTCCGAAGACGGGCTCGAGAACTCCGTCTACTGCCTCTACGTCTCGCCGCTCAAATCCCTCGCCAACGACATCCACCGCAACCTCGAGGTTCCTCTCGACGGCATCGAAGAGATCGTCGGCCGGCGCGACGGCGACGAGACGATGGGCGAGATCCGCCACGCCATCCGCCACGGCGACACCGCCTCCAGCGAGCGCCAGGCGATGCTCGAGGAGACGCCTCACATCCTCAATACGACCCCCGAGACGCTCGCGATTCTGTTGAATTCGCCGAAGTTCCGCGAGAAGCTCCGGACCGTCGAGTACGTCATCGTCGACGAGATTCACTCGCTGGCGGCGGGCAAGCGCGGAACCCACCTCTCGGTCAGCCTCGAGCGGCTCGAGGCGATGGCCGACGGCGAACTCACGAGAATCGGCTGCTCGGCGACGATCGATCCGTTGTCCCGCGTCGCGGAGTTTCTCGTCGGGTGCGAGGTGCCTGGCGGTTCGCCTCGAGAGTACGAGATCGTCGATGCCCGCTTCGCCCGGGAGTTCGATCTCGAACTCGAATGTCCCACCGACGACCTGATCAACACGTCCCGCGACGTCGTTCAGGACCGGTTCTACCGGATGCTTCACGAGCACATCCAGGAGCACACGAACACGCTGGTCTTTACCAACACGCGGTCGGGCGCCGAGCGGGTCCTCCACAACCTCCGGGAACGCTTCGACGCCTACGACGAGGCCAACTCGGGCTGTCATCACGGGAGCCTCTCGAAGGACGTCCGTCAGGACATCGAGGGCCGACTGAAGGACGGCGACCTCGACGTCGTCACCTCCTCGACGAGCCTCGAACTCGGGATCGACATGCCCCACGTCGACCTGGTCGTTCAGGTCGGCTCGCCGAAGTCCGTCGCGGCCCTGCTCCAGCGGGTCGGGCGGGCGGGCCACCGCGTCGGCCAGACCGTCACGGGCCGAGTGATCGCGCTCGACCGCGACGAACTGATCGAGTGCGCCGTGATGCTCAAGACCGCCGCGGAGGGGTTCGTCGACTCGGTGTCGATCCCCGAGAACGCCCAGGACGTCGCCGCCCAGCACGTCTACGGGATGGCGATCGCCGAGATCAGACCCGAGTCCGAAGTGAAAGCGATCCTCCGGCGGGCCTATCCCTACCGCGACTACTCCGAAGCGGAGTACGAGTCGCTCATGCGGTATCTCACCGCCGAGTACGCCGGCCTCGAGGATAAGAACGTCTACGCGAAGGTCTGGTGCGACGAGAACGATCCGCCCAGCGGCCAGCACCACCACGAGGAGTATCCGGTTGGTAAGCCGTTGGTCGGCAAGCGCGGCCGGCTCGCGCGGGTCATCTACATGACCAACATCGGGACGATCCCCGATTCGTTCACCTGTGACGTTTCCACGCGCGCGAGCGACGAGTGGGTCGGCCAATTGGACGAGTCGTACCTCGATACCTTAGAGAAGGGTGACGTCTTCGTCCTCGGCGGCGACCGCTTCGAGTACCGCTACCGGCGCGGCTCGAAGGTCTACGTCGACCGCACGAGCGCCAGGCCGACCGTCCCCTCGTGGTACTCCGAGCGGCTCCCGCTGTCGTACGATCTGGGACGGGAGATCCTCGACTTTCAGGGCGAACTCGTCGAGCGCTACGAGGACGGCGGCCCGCCGCGGGTCCGCGCCTGGCTGCGGCAGTTCCCGCTGGACGACGACAGCGTCCGCGCCATCGCCCGGCTGTTCGATCACCAGTGTCGCTACGCCGGGACGGAGAGCGTGAGCGCGCCCGATCGCCTGGCGATCGAGGTCGTCCGGGACCGCGAGGAGTACGAGCGCCACTACTACGTTCACTCGAACTACGGCCGGAAGTTCAACGACGGGCTCTCCCGGCTGCTCGCCTATCGCTGCGCGCAAGCGGCAACGGCGAACGTCCGGATCGCGGTCGCTGACAACGGCTTCGTCCTCTCGATGCCCCTGAACCGGAAGGTCGACATCGAGGGGATCGTCGACGACCTCGAGCCGGACCAGGTCCGCGCGGACCTCCGGGCGGCCCTCTCGGGGACCGACCTGCTCCAGCGGTACTTCCGGATCAACGCGACCAGGTCGCTGATGATCCTCAAGCGCTACAAGGGCTACGAGAAGTCCGCCAGCGAGCAGCAGGTCTCCAGCGAGATGTTGCTCGGCTTCGCCGAGGACCTAGAAGAGTTCGCGGTGATCGAGGAGACCTACCGCGAGATCTTAGAGGACAAGCTGAACGTCGACGAGATCGAGGACGTCGTCGGCGCGATCGAATCGGGCGACGTGGAAGTCTCCCGACAGCTTCTCGATTCGCCGACGCCGCGGGCGTTCGGCCTGGCGACCCTGTCGGCCAGCGACGTGGTGTTGGCCGAAGACGAGAGCGCTGCACTCCAGTCGTTCCACGAGCACGTTTTAGAAGAGATCGGCGACGAGTCGTTGGCGGGCCTTGCAGCAGGGTCAGACGACGAATAG
- a CDS encoding alpha/beta fold hydrolase: MVDHETWSDRQSTTTVTVDGHDLAVAYREAGPDERDGVDESDGGDESDDPPVVFLHGIPTWSFLWRDIVPTVAEDRRTIAPDLVGYGNSAMRDGFDRSIRAQEIVLEELLDELGIDRVALVAHDIGGGVALRFAAHNPDVVDQLVLSNAICYDSWPVEFVSDLGLPSTADLDRDDLEDRLEAAFVKGAYGEADPEFVAGMKAPWLSDEGQLSLVRDAVATNTNHTTEIDYGSISAETLLLWGTDDVMQPYEYAERLADDIPAAELAPLSDAYHWVPEDRSDAYAKRLREFLAGADVDDNQ; the protein is encoded by the coding sequence ATGGTCGATCACGAGACCTGGAGCGACCGGCAGTCGACGACGACGGTCACGGTCGACGGGCACGACCTCGCGGTCGCCTACCGCGAGGCCGGTCCCGACGAGCGTGACGGGGTCGACGAGAGCGATGGGGGCGACGAGTCGGACGACCCGCCGGTCGTCTTCCTCCACGGTATCCCGACCTGGTCGTTCCTCTGGCGAGACATCGTCCCGACAGTCGCCGAGGATCGACGGACGATCGCACCGGACCTGGTCGGCTACGGTAACTCGGCGATGCGCGACGGCTTCGACCGGTCGATCCGCGCCCAGGAGATCGTGCTCGAGGAGCTACTCGACGAGCTCGGGATCGATCGGGTCGCGCTCGTCGCCCATGACATCGGCGGCGGCGTTGCCCTGCGCTTTGCGGCGCACAACCCCGACGTCGTCGACCAGTTGGTGCTGTCGAACGCGATCTGTTACGACTCCTGGCCCGTCGAGTTCGTCTCGGATCTGGGGTTGCCCTCGACCGCCGACCTCGATCGCGACGACCTCGAAGACCGACTTGAAGCGGCGTTCGTCAAGGGGGCCTACGGCGAGGCCGACCCCGAGTTCGTCGCGGGGATGAAAGCCCCGTGGCTGAGCGACGAGGGACAACTCTCGCTGGTCCGTGACGCCGTCGCCACGAACACGAACCACACGACCGAGATCGACTACGGCTCGATCAGCGCCGAAACGCTGCTCCTCTGGGGGACGGACGACGTCATGCAGCCGTACGAGTACGCCGAACGCCTGGCTGACGATATCCCCGCGGCCGAACTCGCGCCGCTTTCGGACGCCTACCACTGGGTGCCCGAGGACCGGTCGGACGCCTACGCGAAGCGGCTTCGCGAGTTTTTAGCCGGGGCGGACGTAGACGATAATCAATGA
- a CDS encoding Lrp/AsnC family transcriptional regulator produces MNDEPPNWDFKDRDIAILSELANDPQLSSRELTQVLAEEYGIDVSHVTVSESIRRMRDEGVFREAIIPNEEYYIFALFEFKFNPEHFADNWRDAMEYIRDDKHTLFYFLSDGEYQWKTVMMFRDRQEVSRWIHDCYSEHGDVIANIRNSAVHNVLKFRTDPRIYEDLGTERNDR; encoded by the coding sequence ATGAACGACGAACCACCGAACTGGGACTTCAAGGACCGCGACATCGCCATCCTCAGCGAACTCGCGAACGACCCGCAGCTGTCCTCGCGAGAGCTGACGCAGGTGTTAGCGGAGGAGTACGGGATCGACGTCTCCCACGTCACCGTCAGCGAGTCGATCCGGCGGATGCGCGACGAGGGGGTCTTCCGCGAGGCGATCATCCCCAACGAGGAGTACTACATCTTCGCGCTGTTCGAGTTCAAGTTCAACCCCGAACACTTCGCCGATAACTGGCGCGACGCGATGGAGTACATCAGAGACGACAAGCACACCCTGTTTTACTTCCTCTCCGACGGGGAGTACCAGTGGAAGACCGTGATGATGTTCCGCGACCGGCAGGAGGTCTCCCGCTGGATCCACGACTGTTACTCCGAACACGGCGACGTCATCGCGAACATCCGCAACTCGGCGGTCCACAACGTCCTCAAATTCCGGACCGATCCGCGGATTTACGAGGACCTCGGGACGGAACGAAACGATCGGTAA
- a CDS encoding PaaI family thioesterase, giving the protein MNADASASAASASAWPEWESFVERHGYLSWLDLEVEFLGDGRAVLAIERDEAFENPIGNDGYNPVHGGIVASLIDTASAFALRTTFQNPGQAFLTTTDLNVSYLRPATGDLRAEAEVLRAGGSTGVTDVTVEGADGEAAVGRTTYRLFRDGTGDESETDGGDGKS; this is encoded by the coding sequence ATGAACGCGGACGCGAGCGCGAGCGCGGCCTCGGCCTCCGCCTGGCCCGAGTGGGAGTCGTTCGTCGAGCGCCACGGCTACCTCTCGTGGCTCGACCTCGAGGTCGAATTCCTCGGCGACGGTCGGGCGGTCCTCGCGATCGAGCGCGACGAGGCGTTCGAGAATCCGATCGGCAACGACGGGTATAATCCGGTCCACGGCGGCATCGTGGCGTCGCTGATCGATACCGCGAGCGCGTTCGCGCTCCGGACGACGTTCCAGAACCCCGGCCAGGCGTTCCTGACGACGACCGACCTCAACGTCTCGTACCTGCGGCCGGCGACGGGCGATCTGCGGGCCGAAGCGGAGGTCCTTCGGGCCGGCGGTTCGACCGGCGTCACCGACGTCACCGTCGAGGGCGCCGACGGCGAGGCCGCGGTCGGTCGGACAACGTATCGGCTGTTCCGAGACGGAACTGGAGACGAAAGCGAAACCGACGGCGGAGACGGGAAGTCGTAA
- a CDS encoding 3-hydroxyacyl-CoA dehydrogenase/enoyl-CoA hydratase family protein: protein MSLESIDRVAVLGAGNMGHGITEVTAMAGYDVTMRDIKTEFVEDGYESIEWSLEKLEEKELLDEPADEILSRIETTTDLEAAVADADLVIEAAPEELELKHDIFSDLEEYTSEDTLLATNTSSLPITDIAEVVDTPERVLGLHFFNPPVKMDLVEVIYGAETGDEAAEAGYEWVESIGKTPIYVRKDVRGFVVNTIVGPFIGEPAWMISEGEATIRQADAAMAHQRGYPMGPFELGDLTGIDVGYHVRKEAGDEIPPIMEEKVENEDLGQKTGKGYYDYENGDGADYEPGDGEGFDTLRVEARMVNRAAYLVGEDVATPDAVDTGVQLGLGFPEGICRRGDKIGLDTVLEKLEALSEETGADRFEPHPYLEELVAEGKTGEDAGEGFYEYDGDGGLGTYHNINVELEDGVLQVELDRPSRMNALSEDLLAEIDDLFSSVDTDEVRCATIEGAGDRAFSAGADISGFGDTDPADMMDVTPAFETVNDFPRPVVAEIDGYCLGGGLELALACDLRIATERSSFGAPEIGLGLIPGGGGTQRLMRILGETRAKELVFRGNHIDAERAADWGLINRAVDRDEFDETVDEFVDDLRNGPPIGLEVAKKVMNEGQDASLDAALAMESQGFGLLISTDDVLEGTAAFAEDREPEFEGK, encoded by the coding sequence ATGTCACTCGAAAGCATTGACCGTGTCGCTGTTCTCGGTGCGGGGAACATGGGCCACGGGATCACCGAGGTCACCGCCATGGCCGGCTACGACGTCACGATGCGGGACATCAAAACGGAGTTCGTCGAGGACGGCTACGAGTCGATCGAGTGGAGCCTCGAGAAGCTCGAGGAGAAGGAGCTACTCGACGAGCCTGCCGACGAGATTCTTTCGCGGATCGAGACCACGACCGACCTCGAAGCGGCCGTCGCCGACGCCGACCTGGTGATCGAGGCCGCGCCCGAGGAGTTGGAGCTCAAACACGACATCTTCTCGGACCTCGAGGAGTACACGAGCGAGGACACGCTGCTGGCGACCAACACCTCGAGTCTGCCGATTACGGACATCGCGGAGGTCGTTGACACGCCCGAGCGCGTGCTCGGCCTGCACTTCTTCAACCCGCCGGTGAAGATGGACCTCGTCGAGGTCATCTACGGCGCGGAGACGGGCGACGAGGCCGCCGAGGCCGGCTACGAGTGGGTCGAGTCGATCGGCAAGACGCCGATCTACGTCCGCAAGGACGTCCGCGGCTTCGTCGTCAACACCATCGTCGGCCCGTTCATCGGCGAACCCGCCTGGATGATTTCCGAGGGCGAGGCGACGATCCGCCAGGCGGACGCGGCGATGGCCCACCAGCGGGGGTACCCGATGGGACCGTTCGAACTCGGCGATCTCACCGGGATCGACGTCGGCTATCACGTCCGTAAGGAGGCCGGCGACGAGATTCCGCCGATTATGGAAGAGAAGGTCGAGAACGAGGACCTCGGCCAGAAGACTGGGAAGGGATACTACGACTACGAAAACGGCGACGGCGCCGACTACGAGCCCGGCGACGGCGAAGGGTTCGACACGCTCCGCGTCGAGGCCCGGATGGTCAACCGCGCGGCGTACCTCGTCGGCGAGGACGTCGCCACCCCCGACGCGGTCGACACCGGCGTCCAGTTGGGCCTGGGCTTCCCCGAGGGCATCTGCCGTCGCGGCGACAAGATCGGTCTCGACACCGTCCTCGAGAAGCTCGAAGCCCTCTCCGAGGAGACCGGCGCCGACCGGTTCGAACCCCACCCGTACCTCGAAGAACTCGTCGCAGAGGGGAAGACCGGCGAGGACGCCGGCGAGGGCTTCTACGAGTACGACGGCGACGGCGGGCTAGGAACCTACCATAACATCAACGTCGAGCTCGAGGACGGCGTCCTGCAGGTCGAACTCGATCGCCCGTCCCGGATGAACGCCCTCTCGGAGGACCTGCTGGCCGAGATCGACGACCTGTTTTCGTCCGTCGATACCGACGAGGTCCGATGCGCGACCATCGAGGGAGCCGGCGACCGTGCGTTCAGCGCCGGCGCGGACATTTCCGGCTTCGGCGACACGGACCCGGCCGACATGATGGACGTCACCCCCGCCTTCGAGACGGTCAACGACTTCCCGCGGCCCGTCGTCGCCGAGATCGACGGCTACTGCCTCGGCGGCGGCCTCGAACTCGCCTTAGCCTGCGACCTGCGGATCGCAACCGAGCGCTCCTCCTTCGGCGCGCCCGAGATCGGCCTCGGCTTGATCCCCGGCGGCGGCGGCACCCAGCGGCTCATGCGCATCCTCGGCGAGACCCGCGCGAAGGAACTGGTCTTCCGGGGCAACCACATCGACGCCGAGCGCGCCGCAGACTGGGGGCTGATCAACCGCGCCGTCGACCGCGACGAGTTCGACGAGACCGTCGACGAGTTCGTCGACGACCTGCGCAACGGGCCGCCGATCGGCCTCGAGGTCGCCAAGAAGGTCATGAACGAGGGGCAAGACGCCAGCCTCGACGCCGCCCTCGCCATGGAGAGCCAGGGCTTTGGCCTCCTGATCAGCACCGACGACGTACTGGAGGGCACCGCTGCCTTCGCCGAGGATCGCGAGCCCGAGTTCGAGGGGAAGTGA
- a CDS encoding phosphotransferase family protein yields MSEDYYERLVDEDALAAYLADNLGTVDEYEIERHQAGHSNETLFVTWGDRELVVRRPPPGETADTAHDVIREYRVTNAVADTGVPVPEPLLACEDHDVIGSDFYVMERLAGDVLRDEEPDRFAEPEHRRRIGEELVDTLAKIHDLDYEAIGLGEFGRPDGYTQRQVDRWGKQLSWAFEVTEDERAVPDLHAVGDWLRDNVPEAHPHTLVHGDYKLDNVMYGPAGGRDASPDKQAGDARGQPPELVGVFDWEMSTLGDPRADLGWMLSYWRDPKDPEPSIPELTTRFMERGGYPSRRDLVDRWEERTGYAFEHERFYRALAVYKLAALGEMFFRRYLEGNSDDPMYPKMEDRVPALAARAKRIIEGDEPL; encoded by the coding sequence ATGAGCGAGGACTACTACGAGCGCCTCGTCGACGAGGACGCGCTGGCGGCGTACCTTGCAGACAATCTCGGCACGGTCGACGAGTACGAGATCGAGCGCCACCAGGCGGGCCACTCGAACGAGACCCTGTTCGTCACCTGGGGCGATCGGGAGCTGGTCGTCCGGCGGCCGCCGCCGGGCGAGACCGCCGACACGGCCCACGACGTCATCCGCGAGTACCGGGTGACGAACGCGGTGGCCGACACCGGCGTCCCCGTGCCGGAGCCGCTGCTCGCCTGCGAGGACCACGACGTCATCGGAAGCGACTTCTACGTGATGGAACGCCTCGCGGGCGACGTCCTGCGCGACGAGGAACCCGACCGGTTCGCCGAGCCCGAACACCGACGACGGATCGGCGAGGAACTCGTCGACACGCTCGCGAAGATCCACGATCTCGACTACGAGGCGATCGGACTCGGCGAGTTCGGCCGGCCCGACGGGTACACCCAGCGCCAGGTCGACCGCTGGGGGAAACAGCTCTCGTGGGCGTTCGAGGTCACCGAAGACGAACGCGCGGTGCCGGACCTTCACGCGGTCGGCGACTGGCTCCGGGACAACGTCCCCGAGGCGCACCCGCACACGCTCGTCCACGGCGACTACAAGCTCGATAACGTCATGTACGGGCCGGCAGGGGGACGCGACGCGTCTCCGGACAAGCAAGCGGGTGACGCCCGCGGGCAGCCGCCGGAGCTGGTCGGCGTCTTCGACTGGGAGATGTCCACGCTCGGCGATCCGCGCGCCGATCTGGGCTGGATGCTGTCGTACTGGCGCGATCCGAAAGATCCCGAGCCGTCGATTCCGGAACTGACGACCCGGTTCATGGAACGCGGGGGGTATCCCTCCCGGCGCGATCTGGTCGACCGCTGGGAGGAGCGAACCGGCTACGCGTTCGAGCACGAGCGGTTCTACCGGGCGCTGGCGGTCTACAAGCTGGCGGCCCTCGGCGAGATGTTCTTCCGGCGCTACCTCGAGGGCAACAGCGACGATCCGATGTACCCGAAGATGGAAGACCGCGTGCCGGCCCTGGCCGCGCGAGCGAAGCGGATCATCGAGGGCGACGAGCCCCTGTAA
- a CDS encoding HAD family hydrolase, whose protein sequence is MNGAGTGDGGGTATDDADDPTAPEWKAVFWDIGGVILALDSVQAAHAEFVAGLLERRGVETDLEEGIDTWRTTVGDYFREREDTEFRSAREGYHRGVAAIVGEEVPREEWEPRFEAIVRDSIEPVPGAVETIERLADQDVHVGVVSDVDDAEGKRMLERFGVRERFDSITTSEAVGRTKPDPAMFETALEKAGVAPERALMIGDRYDHDVNGAAEVGMHGVAFGADDGPAVSYRIESPEEVLDIVDGARGAPNRSRG, encoded by the coding sequence GTGAACGGAGCGGGGACGGGAGACGGCGGCGGGACGGCGACCGACGACGCGGACGATCCCACCGCCCCCGAATGGAAGGCCGTCTTCTGGGACATCGGCGGCGTTATCCTCGCGCTCGACTCCGTGCAGGCTGCTCACGCGGAGTTCGTCGCGGGCCTGCTCGAGCGCCGCGGCGTCGAAACGGACCTCGAGGAGGGGATCGACACGTGGCGGACGACCGTCGGGGACTACTTCCGCGAGCGCGAGGACACCGAATTCCGGTCCGCGCGCGAGGGCTACCACCGCGGCGTCGCGGCAATCGTGGGCGAGGAAGTCCCGCGCGAGGAGTGGGAACCGCGGTTCGAGGCGATCGTCCGCGATTCGATCGAACCGGTGCCCGGCGCCGTCGAGACGATCGAGCGCCTGGCCGACCAGGACGTCCACGTCGGCGTCGTCAGCGACGTCGACGACGCGGAGGGAAAGCGGATGCTCGAGCGGTTCGGCGTCCGCGAGCGGTTCGATTCGATCACGACCTCCGAGGCGGTCGGCCGCACCAAGCCCGATCCGGCGATGTTCGAGACGGCCCTCGAGAAAGCCGGCGTCGCCCCCGAGCGGGCGCTGATGATCGGCGATCGGTACGACCACGACGTAAACGGCGCCGCCGAGGTCGGAATGCACGGCGTCGCGTTCGGAGCCGACGACGGCCCGGCCGTCTCCTATCGAATCGAGTCGCCCGAGGAGGTGCTCGATATCGTCGACGGAGCGCGCGGCGCTCCGAATCGGTCTCGCGGGTAA
- a CDS encoding lactate 2-monooxygenase, with protein MTADTPDYGPDRQTEVYLSGMLEDEPPEFPVSYEDLEERGREELSEEAFAYVAGGAGAETTVDANDRAFETWQIIPRIMRDVSERDLSVELFGREYPAPVLLAPVGVQSILHEEAELAVARAAGDLGVPMICSSVSSYTLEDVADELGDRPGWFQLYWSSDRDVAASFLERAEAAGYEAVVVTLDTPKMGWRERDIELGYLPFLEGDGLANYFEDPAFRDRLDVDDPRDDPEAAIASWQACFGDASLTWDDLEWLEAQTDLPIVVKGVLHPDDAREAVARGVDGLVVSNHGGRQVDGAIPALDALPDVVDAVADTTDGDRDVPVLFDSGIRRGSDVVRALALGADAVLLGRPYAYGLGIGGEDGVRAVLENLLADLDLTVGLSGCASVDEIDRSAVRRADR; from the coding sequence ATGACAGCAGACACGCCCGACTACGGACCGGATCGCCAGACCGAGGTCTATCTCAGCGGGATGCTCGAGGACGAACCCCCCGAGTTCCCGGTGTCCTACGAGGACCTCGAAGAACGCGGCCGCGAGGAGCTCAGCGAGGAGGCGTTCGCCTACGTCGCGGGCGGCGCGGGCGCGGAGACGACGGTCGACGCGAACGACCGCGCGTTCGAGACGTGGCAGATCATTCCGCGCATCATGCGGGACGTCTCGGAGCGCGATCTGTCGGTCGAACTCTTCGGCCGGGAATACCCGGCACCCGTCCTGCTCGCGCCCGTCGGCGTCCAGTCGATCCTCCACGAGGAGGCCGAACTGGCCGTCGCCCGCGCGGCCGGGGACCTCGGCGTGCCGATGATCTGTAGCTCCGTCTCCTCGTACACCCTCGAGGACGTCGCCGACGAACTCGGCGACCGTCCGGGCTGGTTCCAGCTCTACTGGAGTTCCGACCGCGACGTCGCGGCCAGCTTCCTCGAGCGCGCCGAAGCGGCGGGCTACGAGGCCGTCGTCGTCACGCTCGACACCCCCAAGATGGGGTGGCGCGAGCGCGACATCGAACTCGGCTACCTCCCCTTCCTCGAGGGCGACGGCCTGGCGAACTACTTCGAGGACCCGGCGTTTCGCGATCGGCTCGACGTCGACGACCCGCGGGACGATCCGGAGGCGGCGATCGCCTCCTGGCAGGCCTGCTTCGGCGACGCCTCGCTGACGTGGGACGACCTCGAGTGGCTCGAGGCCCAGACCGACCTGCCGATCGTCGTCAAGGGCGTGCTCCACCCCGACGACGCCCGCGAAGCGGTCGCCCGCGGCGTCGACGGCCTGGTCGTCTCGAACCACGGCGGCCGGCAGGTCGACGGCGCGATCCCGGCGCTGGACGCGCTACCGGACGTGGTCGACGCGGTCGCGGACACGACGGACGGCGATCGGGACGTGCCCGTCCTCTTCGACAGTGGGATTCGGCGCGGGAGCGACGTCGTCCGGGCGCTCGCGCTCGGCGCCGACGCGGTCCTGTTGGGTCGGCCGTACGCCTACGGGCTCGGCATCGGCGGCGAGGACGGCGTGCGGGCCGTCCTCGAGAACCTGCTGGCCGATCTGGATCTGACGGTCGGACTGTCGGGGTGTGCGAGCGTCGACGAGATCGACCGGTCGGCGGTTCGGAGGGCTGACCGGTGA
- a CDS encoding SDR family NAD(P)-dependent oxidoreductase has translation MNTEQFSVDGDVAIVTGSSSGIGKSIAERFAADGVDVVVCSREQGNVDPVAEGINESERPGRALAVECDVTDRDAVEALVEATVEEFGGIDVLVNNAGASFMADFDDVSPNGWTTIMDINVNGTYHCTHAAAAHLKDGGGAVINLASVAGQRGSPLMSPYGAAKAAVINFTTTLSYEWADDGVRVNCIAPGFVATPGVESQMGVSADTIDREEVARRIGTVEEIADVTQFLASPASSYVVGETITVQGVPQISEERDV, from the coding sequence GTGAATACCGAGCAGTTCAGCGTCGACGGCGACGTCGCCATCGTGACGGGCTCGTCGAGCGGGATCGGGAAATCGATCGCCGAGCGGTTCGCCGCGGACGGCGTCGACGTCGTCGTTTGCTCGCGCGAGCAGGGGAACGTCGATCCGGTCGCCGAGGGTATCAACGAGAGCGAGCGGCCCGGTCGGGCGCTCGCGGTCGAGTGCGACGTCACCGACCGGGACGCCGTCGAGGCGCTCGTCGAGGCCACCGTCGAGGAGTTCGGCGGGATCGACGTGCTGGTCAACAACGCCGGGGCCTCCTTCATGGCCGACTTCGACGACGTCTCGCCGAACGGCTGGACGACGATCATGGACATCAACGTCAACGGCACCTACCACTGCACCCACGCCGCCGCGGCGCACTTGAAGGACGGCGGGGGGGCGGTGATCAACCTGGCCAGCGTCGCCGGCCAGCGCGGCTCGCCGCTGATGAGCCCCTACGGCGCGGCCAAGGCCGCCGTCATCAACTTCACGACGACGCTCTCCTACGAGTGGGCCGACGACGGCGTCCGCGTCAACTGCATCGCCCCCGGCTTCGTCGCGACGCCAGGCGTCGAGAGCCAGATGGGCGTTTCCGCGGACACAATCGACCGCGAGGAGGTCGCCCGCCGGATCGGCACCGTCGAGGAAATCGCGGACGTGACGCAGTTCCTCGCCAGCCCCGCCTCCTCGTACGTGGTCGGCGAGACGATCACGGTCCAGGGCGTCCCGCAGATCAGCGAAGAGCGCGACGTGTGA